A region of Paenibacillus sp. 37 DNA encodes the following proteins:
- the rsgA gene encoding ribosome small subunit-dependent GTPase A — protein sequence MGGIFILDNHIEKYGWSAKWQELWQETGMEEQEKKPARIIADHGHLQRLITEEGECWGRISGRMRHDSLESSLVPAVGDWVAITGQAGEEAIIHNLVPRRSRVSRQAAGPVTKEQLIAANVDTLLIVAALNHDFNLRRLERYVMMAWNGGVRPVIVLSKSDLGNNVEEQIRSVEGIAPGVEVLAISAVEGQGKSLLERYLQPGLTVALTGSSGSGKSTLVNWMMGEDVQLTQSVREGDSRGRHTTTHREMFVLPQGAVLIDTPGMRELNLWDEGNDGLSHAFGEIEELAATCRFLDCSHTQEAGCAVKEAIQNGSLDEKRLNNYLKMQKELQYQQRKEEVASRRRTASSKPANSRKPKHSRSVKEWEEA from the coding sequence TTGGGAGGAATTTTTATTTTAGATAACCATATTGAGAAGTACGGCTGGTCAGCAAAGTGGCAGGAACTGTGGCAAGAGACAGGGATGGAAGAGCAGGAGAAAAAGCCAGCCAGAATTATCGCAGACCATGGACATCTGCAACGTCTGATTACAGAAGAGGGCGAATGCTGGGGAAGAATTTCGGGCCGAATGCGTCATGATAGTCTGGAGAGCAGCTTGGTACCAGCGGTTGGAGATTGGGTGGCGATTACAGGCCAGGCAGGTGAAGAAGCAATTATTCACAATCTGGTGCCACGTCGGAGCAGGGTATCGAGACAGGCGGCAGGTCCGGTGACCAAGGAACAATTAATCGCCGCAAACGTAGATACACTGTTGATCGTGGCTGCACTTAATCATGATTTCAACCTTAGACGACTCGAAAGATACGTGATGATGGCTTGGAATGGTGGCGTAAGGCCAGTCATTGTCTTGAGCAAAAGTGATCTGGGCAACAATGTGGAAGAACAGATCCGAAGTGTAGAAGGGATTGCTCCAGGCGTTGAAGTGCTTGCAATATCTGCAGTGGAGGGTCAAGGCAAATCCTTATTGGAACGATATTTGCAGCCAGGGCTGACTGTTGCGCTGACAGGATCTTCTGGCAGTGGCAAGTCTACGCTGGTGAACTGGATGATGGGTGAGGATGTGCAGCTTACACAATCCGTCCGCGAGGGAGACAGCCGTGGGAGACATACGACAACACACAGGGAGATGTTTGTACTACCCCAGGGAGCCGTATTGATCGATACTCCAGGAATGCGTGAGCTTAATCTCTGGGATGAGGGCAATGATGGGCTGTCGCATGCGTTTGGAGAAATTGAAGAACTTGCGGCCACGTGCAGATTTCTGGATTGCAGCCATACACAGGAAGCTGGATGTGCAGTGAAAGAGGCCATACAGAATGGTTCATTGGATGAAAAAAGATTGAATAATTATCTGAAAATGCAGAAGGAATTGCAATATCAGCAACGCAAGGAAGAAGTGGCATCCAGAAGGCGTACCGCCTCCAGCAAACCGGCCAATAGTCGTAAACCCAAGCACTCCCGTAGTGTGAAAGAGTGGGAGGAAGCCTGA
- a CDS encoding L,D-transpeptidase: protein MPDYRIIVDLSDHMLYLLDGNQVIKGYPVGTGKMLTQTPNGEFTIINKQSNPGGPFGVLWMGLSAPHYGIHGTNEPWSIGKSVSHGCIRMYNSDVLDLSSKVSVGTRVTIRP, encoded by the coding sequence ATGCCAGATTACAGGATTATTGTAGATCTGTCTGACCACATGTTATATCTTCTGGATGGCAATCAGGTGATTAAGGGCTATCCCGTGGGCACCGGCAAGATGCTCACACAGACTCCAAACGGGGAGTTCACTATTATTAACAAACAATCCAATCCGGGTGGGCCATTTGGCGTGTTGTGGATGGGGCTGTCTGCTCCCCATTATGGGATACACGGAACCAATGAGCCTTGGTCTATTGGCAAATCCGTCTCCCATGGTTGTATACGCATGTACAACTCGGATGTACTGGATTTGTCTTCCAAGGTATCTGTAGGCACGAGAGTAACGATCCGGCCCTAG
- a CDS encoding GNAT family N-acetyltransferase yields MLIRRAREGDAQGIAHVHTESWKTTYRGIVPDDFLDHLTTESRLSQWEKTIRSGEKDQILVVAEQDHGNIVGFACGGKERKGKLPYDGELYAIYLLKEVQQTGIGQQLATHVVHHLQTHNMKRLIIWALERNSACRFYEKMGGTPVQTQSLRIGGQDLIEVGYGWEDLSLFGEKSLPDC; encoded by the coding sequence ATGCTGATCAGGCGGGCGCGTGAAGGGGATGCGCAAGGAATAGCCCATGTACATACAGAGAGTTGGAAAACAACGTATCGGGGAATTGTGCCTGACGATTTTTTGGATCATTTGACTACAGAATCAAGATTGTCTCAGTGGGAGAAGACTATTCGTTCTGGCGAAAAGGATCAGATCCTGGTGGTAGCTGAACAGGATCATGGGAACATTGTCGGATTTGCTTGTGGGGGTAAGGAGCGTAAAGGCAAATTACCTTATGATGGAGAGTTGTACGCTATATATTTGCTTAAGGAAGTGCAACAAACGGGGATAGGTCAGCAACTGGCGACACATGTCGTTCATCATCTGCAGACCCACAATATGAAACGTTTGATCATATGGGCTTTGGAGCGAAATTCAGCTTGTCGCTTCTATGAAAAGATGGGAGGCACTCCAGTCCAAACACAGTCCCTCCGCATTGGTGGTCAAGATCTGATCGAAGTTGGCTACGGATGGGAAGACTTAAGCCTCTTTGGAGAGAAGAGCCTGCCCGACTGTTGA
- a CDS encoding aldehyde dehydrogenase family protein, whose protein sequence is MTLMDTEHTTWTKQYINGSWVDGSGEKTMENINPYSGEVIATWRSSNKKDIDKAYESAQKNSIEWAKSLPAAKEEVLRKVSSLMTERKEEIIQLLITESGSTRIKSEAEFAAAKRIVDEAASFPYRMKGEIIPSNTPGKENRVVREPKGVIGVIGPWNFPLHLCLRSVAPAIALGNGVVIKPASDTPITAGWLIADLFEQAGLPEGVLNVVAGSGSEIGDYFVAHPVPKVISFTGSTEVGQGIGKLAGEHLKETALELGGNNAMVVLEDADIERAAEAAVFGKFLHQGQICMALNRIIVHTDIYDQFVESFVAKTKNVQAGDPADAKTLVGPLIREKEVERLLELVNKTKAEGAQLMLGGTSQGSVLSPTVLADVKPEQDIVQQELFGPVAVIMKAHDEQEAVRLANDTPYGLSGSVFTKDLNRGYQVAQRIESGMVHVNDQSVNDEAHVMFGGEKASGIGRFGGDWAIEKFTRTRWISIQHQYREYPGVK, encoded by the coding sequence ATGACTTTAATGGACACTGAACATACAACATGGACGAAACAATATATTAATGGCAGCTGGGTAGATGGCTCCGGTGAGAAAACAATGGAGAATATCAATCCTTATTCGGGAGAAGTTATTGCTACATGGCGCTCTTCCAATAAGAAAGACATAGATAAGGCTTATGAGTCAGCTCAGAAAAATTCGATTGAATGGGCGAAGTCATTACCTGCTGCGAAAGAAGAGGTATTGCGTAAAGTTTCATCCCTGATGACGGAGCGGAAAGAGGAGATCATTCAACTGTTGATCACGGAATCCGGGAGTACCCGTATCAAATCGGAGGCGGAGTTTGCAGCGGCTAAACGCATTGTGGACGAAGCAGCATCTTTTCCTTATCGCATGAAGGGTGAGATCATCCCGTCCAATACCCCTGGCAAAGAGAACCGTGTGGTTCGTGAGCCGAAGGGAGTGATTGGTGTTATCGGGCCATGGAACTTCCCTTTGCATCTATGCCTGCGATCTGTAGCTCCAGCAATTGCTCTTGGTAATGGTGTGGTGATTAAACCAGCATCGGATACTCCGATTACGGCAGGGTGGCTTATTGCCGATTTGTTTGAACAGGCTGGTCTGCCTGAGGGCGTGCTGAATGTCGTTGCGGGAAGTGGCAGCGAGATTGGAGATTACTTTGTCGCTCATCCGGTTCCCAAAGTAATTTCATTCACGGGTTCCACAGAAGTTGGACAAGGGATCGGTAAACTGGCGGGTGAACATTTAAAAGAAACGGCACTGGAACTAGGCGGCAACAACGCCATGGTTGTGCTGGAAGATGCGGACATTGAACGTGCTGCCGAAGCGGCGGTCTTTGGTAAGTTTCTGCATCAGGGACAGATCTGCATGGCTCTGAATCGTATCATTGTGCATACCGATATTTACGACCAATTCGTCGAATCATTTGTTGCCAAAACGAAGAATGTCCAGGCAGGTGATCCAGCGGATGCCAAAACACTCGTGGGTCCTCTCATTCGGGAAAAAGAGGTAGAACGATTGCTGGAGCTTGTGAACAAAACCAAGGCTGAAGGCGCACAGTTAATGCTCGGGGGGACCAGTCAAGGCAGCGTGCTGTCTCCTACTGTACTTGCCGATGTTAAACCTGAACAGGATATCGTGCAGCAGGAATTATTTGGCCCAGTAGCAGTGATCATGAAGGCTCATGATGAGCAGGAAGCTGTACGTTTGGCGAATGATACTCCTTATGGACTTAGTGGTTCCGTATTCACCAAAGATCTGAATCGAGGATATCAGGTTGCCCAGCGCATTGAATCGGGTATGGTGCATGTAAATGATCAGTCTGTGAACGATGAAGCGCATGTGATGTTTGGCGGTGAAAAAGCTTCAGGGATTGGACGTTTCGGTGGGGATTGGGCCATTGAAAAGTTTACACGTACTCGTTGGATCAGCATTCAGCACCAATATCGGGAATATCCGGGAGTGAAATAA
- the essC gene encoding type VII secretion protein EssC has product MNVLYQRSPRMTPVLKEERLEILRPPTEPSKPTFSMISIIVPIMMTMVSIGFYVYINMTGKMGNSNYMMFQMMTVMMMLTSYTIPFFVYLSNKKSYRKKLEERKTMYLAQLDKHREELKEAQAEQVKSLYEIHGDPGVCLQVVKNRNSSLWERSPEDDDFLQVRIGTGEIPFRIKLQVPRIDGYEKDELIEAAHELAAEFQTVPDASITLPLFQSKVMGLVGDREEVLASLRVIISQLTVRHSPDELKLAAFYEEKDSKEWDWLRWMPHIWDEDQGQRYMADRHSGAHQLADSLFSVLNRRRNNKEDRYKKSVQTPCYVVILSDTQLIEEEPLLPLLLESAHDIDVCTIILANRKESLPMHCQLIMDASKGKGVYIKKTEDADVIQQMYKPDVISKEMAEALSRYMSPIRLKRSSASDIPQVLPLFDMLSTSRVEDLDVVSRWGQTRYPDTLPVPMGVRAGGKKIAINLHDKIERQGHGPHGLIAGTTGSGKSEVIQSIVASLAAEFHPHDLAFMLIDYKGGGMSNTFVDLPHVVGTITNLDGNLIERANISLRAELVRRQKILNDAGNLQHIDEYYKILRSRHEQPLPHLVIIIDEFAQLKRDQPEFMDELISIAAIGRTLGVHLILATQKPAGVVDDKIWSNSRFRICLRVQSEGDSRDMIKIPNAAWITKPGRGYFQVGSDEVFEEMQFAWSGAPYNQQEDSTTVLPVMEVRLNGKREPLLTGERRAVLKGEDVPKQLQVFIDYVAQSAADAGIRRLPGPWLPPLPETLEWEGLQDWQEEENRDLLLDGGASGLKPLVGLLDDLPNQRQQPLALPVDQGHLVVYGMPGLGKTTFVQTLLMSLARSHRTEPWHGYIIDMGRMMKDFAALPQIGGVMMAEEEDRIKRLFRYILKLSAQRKDIISEAGVKTISAYRRTAHAAVPQVVVVIDGYLSFRNAYPEENELLETILREGGSLGITFVLTANRVTDVFEKFRSNIPNAVSFELSDPSDYYYAVGRPSKAPSQLPPGRGLVKGQVPPLMFQAALPSSGADEGKRSSELRRTIAEIRQGWTGEEAPQIAPLPEEIKLKDLLIRTGSYGQAWDTSSITVPVGLLTDDLEPFELNLREGPHFMVTSPMEGGKTTFLLTWMLSLAYHASPEDVQIYTVDMRYGSGGLGEISSLPHVRGHVSREEQLAPVIQQLYDEVLKRGEISGGPELVLVIDDADTLSKQLNDFNVKDQLGAIVRQGRDRGVHVILSGVPADFPTFGSDWVTDVKASQSGMLFGTLDPNDLSFFRIPYSESGGSSGGLKVLPPGQGYYVKRKYSRVKGAVPCDDSWKMTDWISEIRDRWHVVV; this is encoded by the coding sequence GTGAATGTGTTATATCAGCGTTCTCCAAGAATGACACCGGTTCTCAAGGAAGAGAGACTCGAAATACTCAGGCCTCCAACAGAACCGAGCAAACCCACGTTTTCCATGATATCCATTATTGTGCCGATCATGATGACTATGGTCAGCATTGGTTTCTACGTATATATCAATATGACCGGCAAAATGGGCAACAGCAATTATATGATGTTTCAGATGATGACGGTCATGATGATGCTTACTTCTTACACCATTCCATTCTTCGTGTATCTGAGCAACAAGAAATCATATCGCAAAAAATTGGAAGAACGAAAAACAATGTATCTTGCCCAACTGGACAAACACCGGGAAGAACTGAAAGAAGCTCAGGCGGAGCAAGTGAAGAGCCTGTACGAAATTCACGGTGATCCGGGTGTATGTCTTCAAGTGGTGAAGAACCGGAACAGTTCCTTGTGGGAGCGTTCACCAGAGGATGATGATTTCCTTCAGGTGCGCATTGGAACGGGAGAGATTCCATTCCGCATCAAACTTCAGGTTCCGCGGATTGATGGTTACGAGAAGGATGAGCTGATTGAAGCTGCCCATGAACTTGCGGCTGAATTCCAGACGGTACCGGATGCTTCCATTACATTACCTTTGTTCCAATCGAAGGTTATGGGACTGGTCGGCGATCGGGAGGAAGTACTTGCTTCCCTGCGAGTCATCATCTCACAACTGACGGTACGCCATTCCCCGGATGAACTGAAGCTTGCTGCATTCTATGAAGAAAAGGACAGCAAGGAATGGGACTGGCTTCGCTGGATGCCCCATATCTGGGATGAAGACCAAGGACAACGCTATATGGCCGACAGGCACAGCGGTGCGCATCAATTGGCGGACAGCTTGTTTTCCGTGTTGAACCGGCGTCGTAACAATAAGGAAGACCGCTACAAGAAAAGTGTACAAACGCCATGTTACGTTGTGATTCTCTCCGATACGCAATTGATTGAAGAAGAACCGTTACTTCCGCTGCTGTTGGAGTCGGCTCATGACATTGATGTATGCACCATCATACTGGCTAATCGCAAGGAGTCTCTACCGATGCATTGTCAGTTGATTATGGATGCCTCCAAAGGCAAAGGGGTGTATATCAAAAAAACGGAAGATGCGGATGTTATACAACAAATGTACAAGCCTGATGTGATTTCGAAGGAGATGGCAGAGGCGCTTTCCCGTTATATGTCACCGATCCGCTTAAAGCGTTCATCTGCTTCAGATATCCCGCAAGTGCTTCCGTTATTCGATATGCTGAGCACATCACGTGTGGAAGATCTGGATGTGGTGTCCAGGTGGGGACAGACGAGATATCCTGACACGCTGCCCGTACCGATGGGTGTACGAGCTGGCGGTAAAAAAATTGCGATAAACTTGCATGACAAAATTGAACGTCAGGGTCATGGTCCCCATGGTCTGATTGCAGGTACAACCGGTTCAGGTAAAAGTGAAGTCATCCAGTCCATCGTTGCTTCACTCGCTGCTGAATTCCATCCACATGATCTGGCATTCATGCTGATTGACTATAAAGGTGGCGGTATGTCCAATACATTTGTTGATCTGCCTCATGTGGTAGGGACAATCACCAATCTGGATGGAAATCTGATCGAGCGGGCAAATATCTCACTTCGTGCCGAACTGGTCAGAAGGCAAAAAATATTAAATGATGCGGGAAACCTCCAGCATATTGATGAATATTACAAGATTCTGCGTTCCAGACATGAACAGCCACTGCCACATCTGGTCATTATCATTGACGAGTTTGCTCAATTGAAGCGGGACCAGCCGGAGTTTATGGATGAATTGATCAGTATCGCGGCCATTGGCCGGACACTTGGGGTTCATCTAATTCTGGCAACCCAAAAGCCAGCTGGTGTTGTGGACGATAAAATATGGAGTAATTCCCGTTTTAGGATCTGTCTTCGCGTACAGAGTGAGGGAGACAGCAGGGACATGATCAAGATTCCAAATGCTGCCTGGATTACAAAGCCTGGTCGCGGATATTTCCAGGTTGGTAGTGATGAAGTGTTTGAAGAAATGCAATTCGCCTGGAGTGGTGCACCTTATAACCAGCAGGAGGATTCAACAACAGTATTGCCTGTTATGGAAGTGCGCCTGAACGGTAAGCGGGAGCCTCTGTTAACTGGAGAGCGCAGAGCCGTTCTCAAAGGTGAAGATGTTCCGAAACAGCTTCAGGTATTTATTGATTATGTTGCGCAATCTGCAGCTGATGCGGGTATCCGTCGTTTGCCAGGACCATGGTTGCCACCTTTACCAGAGACACTGGAATGGGAAGGTCTTCAGGACTGGCAGGAAGAAGAAAATCGGGATCTGCTGCTTGATGGCGGGGCGAGTGGTCTGAAACCACTGGTTGGTTTGCTGGATGATCTCCCTAATCAGCGCCAACAACCGCTCGCATTGCCTGTGGATCAAGGACATCTGGTCGTGTACGGCATGCCAGGACTGGGCAAAACAACATTTGTTCAGACCTTGCTTATGTCTTTGGCCCGTTCCCATAGAACTGAACCTTGGCATGGTTACATTATCGACATGGGCCGCATGATGAAGGACTTTGCAGCACTACCTCAGATTGGTGGCGTGATGATGGCGGAAGAAGAAGACCGGATCAAACGGTTATTCCGCTATATTCTCAAGCTGTCAGCACAACGCAAAGATATCATCTCGGAGGCGGGGGTTAAAACGATTTCGGCCTACCGCCGGACAGCTCACGCGGCTGTTCCGCAGGTTGTGGTCGTTATCGATGGTTATCTTTCATTCCGCAATGCCTATCCGGAAGAGAATGAACTTCTGGAGACGATCCTGCGTGAAGGCGGAAGTCTGGGTATCACCTTTGTGCTCACCGCCAATCGGGTAACAGATGTATTTGAAAAATTCAGAAGTAATATTCCCAATGCGGTTTCATTTGAGTTATCCGATCCAAGCGATTATTATTATGCCGTGGGAAGACCTTCCAAGGCGCCAAGCCAACTTCCGCCAGGAAGAGGTCTGGTCAAAGGGCAAGTGCCTCCGTTAATGTTCCAGGCGGCATTACCATCTTCAGGGGCAGATGAGGGCAAGCGTTCATCTGAACTGCGCCGTACGATTGCTGAGATTCGCCAAGGCTGGACAGGGGAAGAAGCGCCGCAGATTGCTCCACTTCCGGAAGAGATCAAACTCAAGGATCTACTCATTCGGACAGGATCATATGGTCAGGCGTGGGATACATCGTCTATAACTGTCCCTGTGGGACTGCTTACGGATGATCTGGAACCATTCGAGCTTAATCTGCGTGAAGGTCCGCATTTCATGGTAACGAGTCCGATGGAAGGCGGCAAAACGACATTTTTATTGACATGGATGTTATCACTGGCTTATCATGCTTCTCCGGAAGATGTGCAAATATACACAGTAGATATGCGTTATGGCTCAGGTGGGCTGGGGGAAATCAGCAGTTTGCCCCATGTCCGTGGACATGTATCGCGAGAAGAACAGCTTGCACCTGTCATTCAACAGTTGTACGATGAAGTTCTGAAAAGAGGCGAGATTTCCGGTGGACCGGAACTTGTGCTCGTCATCGATGATGCGGACACCTTGTCCAAGCAGCTAAACGATTTTAATGTAAAAGATCAATTGGGAGCGATTGTTCGTCAAGGAAGGGATCGCGGTGTACATGTGATTCTGTCCGGGGTTCCGGCAGACTTCCCGACCTTCGGTTCTGACTGGGTAACGGATGTGAAGGCTTCCCAGAGCGGAATGCTGTTCGGGACTTTAGACCCTAACGATCTCTCGTTCTTCCGTATACCTTATTCCGAATCTGGAGGTAGTTCAGGTGGGCTGAAGGTACTGCCTCCGGGTCAAGGTTATTATGTAAAACGTAAATATTCCAGGGTTAAAGGTGCAGTTCCATGTGATGACAGCTGGAAAATGACCGATTGGATTTCTGAAATTCGTGACCGATGGCATGTTGTAGTTTGA
- a CDS encoding WXG100 family type VII secretion target, which yields MRIRVEPDVLRALSKQIQYAAEQIQQKMTVLDQAIHSLEWEVESRAAVMNEWNHSKRLGEDALRRLMDLSVQLGRKALLFQQADMEYRSVLSHVNTAYGNAVNMLNVLQNNRTGEIMPAHSATVAVVSDPLSAMAAVYRVQDAAPPDGSPATLVQAMQPEPVAWRFTDPSFRGRRGTEPVVS from the coding sequence ATGCGCATTCGTGTGGAACCGGATGTGCTTCGGGCACTGAGCAAGCAGATTCAGTATGCAGCGGAGCAAATACAGCAAAAGATGACAGTGTTGGATCAGGCGATTCATTCGCTGGAGTGGGAGGTTGAATCCCGCGCAGCGGTGATGAATGAATGGAATCACAGTAAACGACTGGGCGAGGATGCGCTGCGTCGATTAATGGACTTAAGCGTACAGCTGGGACGCAAAGCGTTGTTATTCCAGCAGGCAGACATGGAGTATCGTTCCGTGCTGAGTCATGTGAACACAGCCTATGGTAATGCGGTCAATATGCTGAATGTTCTTCAGAACAATCGTACAGGAGAAATCATGCCTGCACATTCTGCAACTGTAGCTGTAGTATCCGATCCCCTTTCCGCAATGGCGGCCGTATATCGTGTACAGGATGCCGCTCCGCCTGATGGCTCCCCGGCTACACTGGTGCAGGCTATGCAGCCTGAGCCTGTAGCATGGAGATTCACAGATCCTTCCTTTCGGGGAAGAAGAGGGACCGAGCCTGTGGTTTCCTGA
- a CDS encoding WXG100 family type VII secretion target has protein sequence MAGRILVTPEQLDQVSNQFKQSGEQSQQIVSTLTQSITSMEGQWEGMTKQRFFQEFQEASKQMQSFVQTLNSISAELTAIANKFRTADQAR, from the coding sequence ATGGCAGGACGTATTTTAGTTACCCCAGAGCAGCTTGATCAGGTTTCCAACCAATTTAAACAAAGCGGTGAGCAAAGTCAGCAAATCGTATCTACATTGACTCAATCCATCACAAGCATGGAAGGACAATGGGAAGGTATGACAAAGCAACGCTTCTTCCAAGAGTTCCAAGAAGCTAGCAAACAAATGCAATCATTCGTTCAAACGCTGAACAGCATCAGCGCTGAACTTACAGCTATTGCTAACAAATTCCGTACAGCTGACCAAGCTCGTTAA
- a CDS encoding vWA domain-containing protein, whose translation MNYTIQASQRTPALIIYLIDISASMNMVLENRRRIDVVYDALSLAIRQMVFRSTKGNRLTPRYRIAILAYSDDVYDLLNGIKGIDEIAAVGSLPDLTPRRFSDSAKAFLQAEKILQAEIPNMQDCPAPLVCHMTDGVATGEDPEPIAKRIMGMSVPDGNVLVENIFISDHLLEGPIAEPRRWKGISSETNLQDEHGEKLRNMSSVLPESYREMLVEADYLLAPGALMMLPGTCAELVSIGFQMSAATPVR comes from the coding sequence ATGAACTACACGATTCAAGCATCACAGCGTACACCTGCACTTATTATATATTTAATTGATATTAGCGCCTCCATGAACATGGTTCTGGAAAATCGTCGACGGATTGACGTCGTCTATGATGCCCTATCTCTCGCGATCCGCCAAATGGTATTTCGCTCTACCAAGGGAAATCGTCTGACACCTCGCTATCGTATAGCCATATTGGCTTACAGCGATGATGTATATGACTTGTTGAACGGAATCAAAGGGATTGACGAGATCGCTGCAGTTGGTTCTTTGCCTGACCTGACTCCGAGACGCTTTTCCGATTCTGCGAAGGCTTTTCTACAGGCGGAAAAGATTCTACAGGCCGAAATTCCGAATATGCAGGATTGTCCTGCGCCACTTGTATGCCACATGACCGATGGGGTAGCCACAGGTGAAGATCCCGAACCTATTGCAAAAAGAATTATGGGTATGAGTGTACCAGACGGCAATGTACTGGTGGAAAATATTTTTATATCCGATCATCTGCTGGAAGGTCCAATTGCTGAACCCAGAAGATGGAAGGGAATCTCTTCGGAAACGAATCTACAGGATGAGCATGGAGAGAAGCTGCGGAATATGTCATCCGTCCTGCCCGAAAGTTATCGGGAAATGCTTGTTGAAGCTGATTATTTGCTTGCACCCGGTGCACTCATGATGCTGCCAGGTACCTGTGCAGAATTGGTATCAATCGGGTTCCAGATGTCCGCTGCTACGCCTGTTAGATAG
- a CDS encoding protein phosphatase 2C domain-containing protein, whose product MRAMRLATLSAGDKGGHAEQRHGNFRYVSVQTGEQPLTRYQGTFKCRYGYGRAAETVHQGDTGQDFAAVRMKGNICNFVLCDGVGMSYLGDFAARFLGNALLDWLETTQHPTEEGVERLLHDLTLPASQQLEKLQPLESSPLLLREVLMEKRSRGSQAMYVCGRIELTGGGRKSRVWLAWQGDSRIRLWRNGQEQSELFQTHCKTNERWSTLEGPVGGKPHICEMKGSAGDSLRLQLYTDGLNDLDAIQAYVPDEHIQVLLDATHTGGLEDDAAFIELEW is encoded by the coding sequence ATGAGAGCGATGCGTTTGGCAACATTGTCTGCTGGAGATAAGGGGGGCCATGCCGAGCAACGGCATGGCAACTTTCGCTATGTTAGTGTACAGACGGGAGAACAGCCACTAACCCGCTATCAGGGTACATTTAAGTGCAGATATGGTTATGGCAGAGCGGCTGAGACGGTACATCAGGGAGATACCGGACAGGACTTTGCTGCGGTACGTATGAAAGGAAATATCTGCAATTTTGTATTGTGTGATGGGGTAGGCATGAGTTACCTGGGCGATTTTGCAGCGCGTTTTCTGGGGAATGCTTTGCTGGATTGGTTGGAAACGACGCAACACCCGACAGAAGAGGGCGTGGAGCGTCTTCTCCATGATCTAACCCTTCCTGCATCTCAGCAGTTGGAGAAATTACAGCCACTGGAAAGTTCCCCTTTGTTGCTGCGTGAAGTGTTGATGGAAAAGCGAAGTCGGGGCAGTCAGGCCATGTATGTGTGTGGACGGATCGAGCTTACGGGAGGTGGCCGCAAAAGCCGTGTATGGTTAGCGTGGCAAGGAGATTCCCGTATTCGCCTTTGGCGTAATGGTCAGGAACAGTCTGAATTATTTCAGACTCACTGCAAGACAAATGAGCGTTGGTCTACACTTGAAGGGCCTGTTGGTGGTAAGCCGCACATCTGCGAGATGAAAGGGTCGGCAGGAGATTCACTGCGACTCCAGTTATATACGGATGGACTGAACGACCTGGATGCCATTCAAGCCTATGTCCCGGATGAACACATTCAGGTACTGCTGGATGCTACACATACCGGCGGACTTGAAGATGATGCCGCTTTCATTGAGCTGGAATGGTGA
- a CDS encoding SDR family oxidoreductase produces the protein MTQHNGKSRFQGKVAIITGAGSGIGKATAVKLAKEGAHVALFDLVNDRISETEAEINALHPGAARAFDVDISDPARVEKAVLETVELFGGLDIVFANAGINGVSAPIEEIQVEDWQQIITTNLNGTFFTVKYALPHVKKRGGGSIIITSSINGNQRFSSFGMSAYSTSKAGQVAFAKMAALELAKFKIRVNVICPGAIATNIDQSTVKTDDLQQIIIPMEFPEGQQPLADGPGQPEHVADLVSFLASSESRHITGAEIVIDGAESLLS, from the coding sequence ATGACACAACATAACGGTAAGTCACGGTTCCAAGGCAAGGTTGCGATTATTACCGGAGCAGGCTCCGGGATTGGGAAAGCCACTGCGGTCAAGCTGGCTAAAGAGGGTGCACATGTTGCATTGTTTGATCTGGTGAATGATCGGATCTCGGAAACGGAAGCAGAGATTAATGCGCTGCACCCCGGTGCGGCAAGAGCATTTGATGTAGACATTTCTGACCCGGCACGTGTGGAAAAGGCTGTACTGGAAACCGTTGAGTTATTCGGTGGTTTGGATATCGTTTTTGCCAATGCGGGCATTAACGGAGTATCGGCACCCATTGAGGAAATTCAGGTTGAAGATTGGCAACAGATTATTACAACCAACCTGAATGGTACATTTTTCACCGTAAAATATGCTTTGCCTCACGTTAAGAAACGGGGTGGCGGCAGCATTATCATTACAAGTTCGATTAACGGCAATCAACGCTTCTCAAGCTTTGGCATGTCGGCGTACAGCACGTCCAAGGCAGGACAGGTTGCTTTTGCCAAGATGGCTGCGCTTGAACTGGCGAAGTTCAAGATACGTGTGAACGTAATCTGCCCAGGAGCGATTGCGACAAATATCGATCAAAGTACGGTCAAAACGGATGATCTGCAACAGATCATTATTCCGATGGAGTTCCCGGAAGGACAGCAACCACTTGCGGACGGGCCGGGTCAGCCGGAACATGTTGCCGATCTGGTAAGTTTCCTCGCATCGTCCGAATCCAGACATATTACGGGAGCAGAGATCGTCATTGATGGTGCCGAATCATTGCTCAGCTAA